From the Brassica napus cultivar Da-Ae chromosome A8, Da-Ae, whole genome shotgun sequence genome, one window contains:
- the LOC106361402 gene encoding calcium-transporting ATPase 2, plasma membrane-type-like, translating to MESYLNQNFDVKAKHSSEEALEKWRNLCGVVKNPKRRFRFTANLSKRYEAAAMRRTNQEKLRIAVLVSKAAFQFISGVAPSDYTVPEEVKAAGFNICADELGSIVESHDVKKLKFHGGVDGLACKLKASPTEGLSTTDPSHLSQRQDLFGINKFAESELKSFWLFLWEALQDMTLMILGVCAFVSLVVGIATEGWPKGSHDGLGIVASILLVVFVTATSDYRQSLQFRDLDKEKKKITVQVTRNGFRQKMSIYELLPGDVVHLGIGDQVPADGLFLSGFSVVIDESSLTGESEPVMVNAENPFLLSGTKVQDGSCKMMVTTVGMRTQWGKLMATLTEGGDDETPLQVKLNGVATIIGKIGLFFAVVTFAVLVQGMFMRKLSMKTHWIWSGDEALELLEYFAIAVTIVVVAVPEGLPLAVTLSLAFAMKKMMNDKALVRHLAACETMGSATTICSDKTGTLTTNHMTVVKSCICMSVQDVANSNGGSLRSEIPESAVKLLVQSIFNNTGGEVVVNKLGKTEILGSPTETAILELGLSLGGRFQEERKSCKVVKVEPFNSTKKRMGVVIELPEGGGRLRAHTKGASEIVLAACDKVVNSSGEVVPLDEESVNYLNVKINEFANEALRTLCLAYMDLENGFSPDEAIPASGFTCVGIVGIKDPVRPGVKESVELCRRAGITVRMVTGDNINTAKAIARESGILTDDGIAIEGPVFREKSQEELLELIPKIQVMARSSPMDKHTLVKQLRTTFDEVVAVTGDGTNDAPALHEADIGLAMGIAGTEVAKESADVIILDDNFSTIVTVAKWGRSVYINIQKFVQFQLTVNVVALIVNFSSACLTGSAPLTAVQLLWVNMIMDTLGALALATEPPNNELMKRLPVGRRGNFITNAMWRNILGQSVYQFIVIWFLQAKGKSVFGLDGPDSTLMLNTLIFNCFVFCQVFNEISSREMEEIDVFKGILDNYVFVVVISATVFFQIIIIEFLGTFASTTPLTLVQWIFSIFIGFLGMPIAAGLKTIPV from the exons ATGGAGAGTTACCTGAACCAAAACTTCGATGTGAAGGCGAAGCATTCCTCTGAGGAAGCTCTTGAGAAATGGCGTAATCTCTGCGGCGTTGTCAAGAATCCTAAACGCCGGTTTCGCTTCACCGCGAATCTCTCCAAACGCTATGAAGCGGCTGCGATGCGCCGCACGAACCAG GAGAAGTTAAGGATCGCAGTTCTTGTCTCAAAAGCTGCCTTTCAGTTCATCTCTG GTGTGGCTCCAAGTGACTACACAGTCCCCGAAGAAGTCAAAGCCGCAGGCTTCAACATCTGCGCCGACGAGCTAGGCTCAATAGTCGAAAGCCATGACGTCAAGAAACTCAAGTTCCACGGCGGAGTCGACGGCCTCGCATGCAAACTCAAGGCCTCTCCCACCGAAGGCCTCTCAACAACAGACCCCTCCCACTTATCCCAACGCCAAGACCTCTTCGGTATCAACAAGTTCGCAGAGAGCGAGCTCAAAAGCTTCTGGCTCTTCCTATGGGAAGCTCTCCAAGACATGACGCTCATGATCCTCGGCGTCTGCGCGTTCGTGTCCTTGGTCGTCGGGATCGCTACAGAAGGATGGCCTAAAGGCTCCCACGATGGTCTAGGCATCGTGGCGAGCATTCTCTTGGTTGTGTTTGTGACTGCTACTAGTGATTACCGTCAGAGTTTGCAGTTCAGGGATTTGgataaggagaagaagaagatcactGTTCAGGTGACTAGGAATGGGTTTAGACAAAAAATGTCTATCTATGAGTTGCTTCCTGGTGACGTTGTTCATTTAGGGATCGGAGATCAGGTTCCAGCTGATGGTTTGTTCTTGTCTGGATTCTCTGTGGTGATAGATGAGTCTAGCTTGACCGGTGAGAGTGAGCCTGTAATGGTTAATGCGGAGAATCCGTTTCTTTTGTCTGGGACCAAAGTGCAAGACGGGTCTTGTAAGATGATGGTGACTACCGTTGGGATGAGGACTCAGTGGGGGAAGCTGATGGCCACTTTGACCGAAGGCGGCGACGACGAGACTCCCTTGCAG GTGAAGCTCAACGGAGTTGCTACCATCATTGGCAAAATAGGTCTCTTCTTCGCCGTGGTGACCTTTGCTGTTTTGGTGCAAGGGATGTTCATGAGGAAGCTATCAATGAAAACTCACTGGATATGGTCTGGCGACGAGGCCTTGGAGCTTCTTGAGTATTTCGCGATCGCTGTGACTATCGTTGTGGTCGCTGTCCCTGAAGGATTGCCTTTGGCTGTGACGCTGAGTCTCGCGTTCgcgatgaagaagatgatgaacgaTAAAGCTCTAGTCAGGCATCTAGCTGCCTGCGAGACGATGGGATCCGCGACTACGATATGTAGTGATAAGACTGGTACACTCACGACCAATCACATGACGGTCGTGAAGTCTTGCATTTGCATGAGTGTCCAGGATGTTGCAAACAGTAATGGTGGTAGTTTGCGGTCGGAGATCCCCGAGTCCGCTGTGAAGCTGTTGGTTCAGTCGATATTCAACAACACCGGAGGGGAAGTCGTTGTGAATAAGCTTGGGAAGACCGAGATCTTGGGGTCGCCGACCGAGACTGCTATCTTGGAGCTCGGACTGTCCCTAGGCGGTCGGTTTCAAGAAGAGAGGAAGTCTTGTAAAGTGGTGAAAGTTGAGCCGTTCAACTCCACGAAGAAGAGAATGGGAGTTGTGATCGAACTCCCCGAGGGAGGAGGAAGGCTGCGAGCTCACACCAAAGGAGCTTCCGAGATAGTTCTTGCTGCGTGTGATAAAGTTGTGAACTCGAGCGGCGAGGTTGTTCCGCTTGATGAAGAATCAGTAAACTATCTGAATGTCAAAATCAATGAGTTTGCTAATGAAGCTCTCCGGACTCTCTGCCTTGCTTATATGGATCTTGAAAACGGGTTTTCGCCGGATGAAGCTATCCCTGCCTCTGGATTCACTTGTGTGGGGATCGTTGGTATTAAAGATCCTGTTCGTCCTGGAGTTAAAGAGTCTGTTGAGCTTTGTCGCCGTGCGGGGATCACTGTGAGGATGGTTACGGGAGATAACATTAACACGGCCAAAGCTATTGCGAGAGAGAGTGGGATTCTGACTGATGATGGGATAGCAATAGAAGGTCCAGTGTTTAGAGAGAAGAGTCAGGAAGAGTTACTAGAACTGATTCCAAAGATTCAG GTGATGGCTCGTTCTTCACCAATGGATAAACATACACTTGTGAAACAGTTAAGGACAACGTTTGATGAAGTTGTTGCTGTGACTGGAGACGGAACAAACGATGCACCTGCTCTTCATGAAGCTGATATTGGATTAGCAATGGGAATAGCCGGAACTGAAGTGGCCAAAGAGAGCGCTGATGTCATCATTCTAGATGATAACTTCAGCACAATCGTCACAGTTGCTAAATGGGGACGTTCTGTGTACATAAACATCCAGAAGTTCGTTCAGTTTCAGCTCACGGTTAACGTTGTTGCGCTGATTGTTAACTTCTCTTCAGCTTGCTTAACCG GGAGTGCTCCTTTGACTGCTGTTCAGTTGCTATGGGTGAACATGATCATGGACACGCTTGGAGCTCTTGCTTTAGCCACCGAGCCACCGAACAACGAGCTGATGAAACGCTTACCCGTTGGAAGGAGAGGGAACTTCATCACTAACGCCATGTGGAGGAACATTCTAGGACAGTCTGTGTATCAGTTCATAGTCATTTGGTTTCTCCAAGCCAAAGGGAAGTCTGTGTTTGGTCTCGACGGTCCTGACTCGACTCTCATGTTAAACACTCTTATCTTCAACTGTTTCGTCTTCTGTCAG GTGTTTAACGAGATAAGCTCGAGAGAGATGGAAGAGATCGATGTTTTCAAAGGAATACTGGACAACTACGTCTTTGTGGTTGTGATAAGTGCGACGGTGTTCTTTCAGATCATAATCATTgagttcttggggacatttgcAAGCACAACACCACTTACATTAGTGCAATGGATCTTCAGTATCTTTATAGGTTTCTTGGGTATGCCAATAGCTGCAGGACTGAAGACCATTCCCGTCTGA
- the LOC106359941 gene encoding uncharacterized protein LOC106359941 — MANMEKLQFPALDITGTNYISWVTNVELHLESLGLSETVKEINTSTPQEKAKSVIFLRRHLDESIIYDYANMRDPKELWKSLKDRFDHQKDITLPLARDEWQSLRFQDFDKVMNYNSAVLGIVAKLRYCGETITESQMLEKTYTTFHKSHITLQQQYRLRGYTKFSELIVALLIAEKNNELLIKNHMTRPTGSKPFPEANALDAKKPVKENKAYWGRGRGRQNYRGRGRKYNPQDRKSFQWVRSEQTPKGKEHQGNTSQKREEACFRCGTKGHWSRLCRTPAHLCALYKESVKGKEKEVNFAEHSEGTTHLDASDFVNDFEETAIPEA; from the coding sequence ATGGCAAACATGGAGAAGCTCCAATTCCCCGCTCTAGACATCACCGGCACCAACTACATTTCATGGGTTACAAATGTCGAACTTCATCTTGAATCTCTTGGTCTATCCGAGACCGTTAAAGAGATTAATACTTCAACGCCTCAAGAAAAGGCTAAATCGGTGATCTTCCTTAGAAGACACCTTGATGAAAGTATTATTTATGACTATGCCAACATGAGAGATCCTAAAGAGCTATGGAAGTCTCTGAAAGATCGTTTTGATCATCAGAAAGACATAACACTTCCACTTGCTCGGGATGAATGGCAGAGTCTGAGATTTCAAGATTTCGACAAAGTGATGAATTACAACTCGGCTGTGTTAGGGATTGTGGCCAAATTGAGATATTGTGGTGAAACAATCACCGAATCTCAAATGCTTGAGAAGACATACACCACATTCCATAAGAGCCACATCACCCTACAACAACAGTACAGGTTGCGGGGATATACCAAATTTTCAGAATTAATTGTGGCGCTTCTCATAGCAGAAAAAAACAACGAGCTTCTGATCAAGAATCACATGACTCGTCCAACTGGTTCAAAACCGTTTCCTGAAGCAAACGCGTTAGATGCAAAGAAACCAGTCAAGGAAAATAAAGCCTATTGGGGTCGCGGTCGTGGTCGTCAAAACTACCGTGGACGTGGACGAAAGTACAATCCACAAGATAGGAAGTCATTCCAGTGGGTCCGCTCTGAGCAAACCCCTAAGGGAAAAGAACACCAAGGAAATACCTCCCAGAAGCGAGAAGAAGCTTGTTTCAGATGCGGTACTAAGGGACATTGGTCTCGTTTATGTCGTACCCCTGCACACCTTTGCGCTCTATACAAAGAGTCCgtcaaaggaaaagaaaaggaagtAAACTTTGCGGAACATTCTGAGGGTACAACGCACCTCGATGCGTCTGACTTTGTGAATGATTTCGAGGAGACCGCTATCCCGGAAGCCTAA